TGGAAAAGAAATCCGAATTATCGCATAGTCACAGTTTTAATCtcttcaaaaataaatacacatactacataaaaattaaactATAATTGGGTTTTAGCGAAAAGGGATGCACATTCCTAACACATTCCTAACACATTAACTAAGTGTTATCCCATCTTATCCCATCGTGTCTTGGCCCACCTGTTTATCAAACTCATTAAGCCCAAATGCTGCACACACATTTctctttaaatataaaagatacTATATACATATTGTGACTTTTACACATTTCAATAATTAGACAAATTAAATTTTACCATCTCCAAAAATGTAGCGTCTAATTGGGGTGGTATGttcttttttcttatttttgtgtattttttcttttttatgaTAAACCCTTAGTGACAATTTTGCATGATTTAAAGTTGTTATAAAGTTAActtaaaaattgaaaaaaatatacaactATTCATTTACACATATTTAATACGATAATctcatataaattaaatttgtaagaaaaaatatatttaaaaaaaaaaaaaaaaaaaaaaaaaaaaaacacatataaatatgaaaaatgttCATATTGTGTTTTTCccttatttaataatttattttatagaaACCTTAATATGATTCTCCTTCATTTGGTTGTGGTAAACGTTTGTTAGCACTTGAAAGCATTTCTTGTCTAAGTGCAATTAATATAGTTTCAATTGTGTAGCTTCTGTTCcagttttttaaaatgtgaaGATGGTTTTTCATAACCTGCAAAGTGAAAAATGCGCAATAAATtatctcatttttttattatttattatctcatttttttttttttttttttttattttcgtaAGATTTACATTTCCAGCGCTATCAACACAAGTCATCTCTATTTTTGTGTCAAATTTAACAGTCGGAGGAATATCAGGATAATTTTCTCCACAAAAAACAGTTAGCGAATAAATACGGTTTTCAAAAACAGTTCCGGGTTGCCCAAATATTGTACATGACCAATTTGATAATGTTATATCATCTGCATTTTCTAATCCGAACGATACACCTTCACTAACATTTCCTTTTTGACCTCTTTCTAATTCATCCAATAATCTAAAACTTCTTGGTATAATTACCTAACAAATaaaaagacaaaaataaaacattccTAACATTATATcttttaaacatattatataaattgtttCACTATAAAAATCGTTATCTTTACTcctgaatttttttttttttttttttttttaaatacctCTCCCATTTTTaggtataaaaaataactaaaTATGTTATAGCAAAAAAAGGCGAAAAAATGTGACTCAGATTGTATGCAAATTTTGGAAATTCCTAGTTATTGTCTATAcatagaaaaataaaatcgcAAACATG
The Plasmodium yoelii strain 17X genome assembly, chromosome: 4 genome window above contains:
- a CDS encoding ubiquitin-conjugating enzyme E2, putative, encoding MGEVIIPRSFRLLDELERGQKGNVSEGVSFGLENADDITLSNWSCTIFGQPGTVFENRIYSLTVFCGENYPDIPPTVKFDTKIEMTCVDSAGNVMKNHLHILKNWNRSYTIETILIALRQEMLSSANKRLPQPNEGESY